From Granulicella sp. WH15, the proteins below share one genomic window:
- a CDS encoding lysozyme has protein sequence MSTGYGHTGKDVHPGMTITKAEAEQLLWQDLRAAENAVSRLVTRQLTQAQFDAPVDFTFNLGQGNLESSALLRDINAGQIADADEQFLHWDHAGSKEVEGLLERRTAEARLFKM, from the coding sequence ATCTCAACCGGCTATGGGCACACTGGTAAAGACGTTCATCCGGGGATGACCATTACCAAGGCGGAAGCTGAGCAATTGTTGTGGCAGGATCTCAGGGCGGCTGAAAATGCTGTCTCTCGGCTTGTTACGCGCCAACTAACTCAGGCGCAGTTCGATGCTCCGGTGGACTTCACTTTTAATCTGGGGCAGGGCAATCTGGAATCTTCAGCCCTACTGAGAGACATTAACGCTGGTCAGATTGCAGATGCAGATGAACAGTTCCTCCACTGGGACCACGCTGGCAGTAAAGAGGTCGAAGGGCTGCTGGAGAGACGGACTGCTGAGGCAAGGCTATTCAAAATGTGA
- a CDS encoding RHS repeat-associated core domain-containing protein → MEESREISTRLILAVYDHPESTLLRIESKVTVRTMQTSFIYDCIPRLVPLYALDISRYPGKERDQESGNDYFGHRYYSSNMGRWMSPDPTGPEYADLTNPQSFNLYSFVLNNPSDDDPSNGGASHGDCDAQGGHWTDQSNPCHGADGCAATFDWNPPTKPCVQQALRVVVAAGETPGEPNNGYGTVVKGTVISAPASTGISPGTKNAQIADPSSLTGHPNILVQVGPGLRSTAFGRYQILSGTARSYGFNDFPPAGQDAAANTLMDKRGMVTAAMNGHIQQAIQNGGRERASLPGSPYGQLTQSMNSAIQTYGSTIVSSSCQ, encoded by the coding sequence GTGGAAGAGAGTAGAGAAATATCCACGCGGCTGATACTAGCGGTCTATGACCATCCCGAAAGCACGCTGCTTCGCATCGAAAGTAAAGTGACAGTTCGTACGATGCAAACCTCCTTCATCTACGACTGCATTCCACGTCTTGTACCGTTGTACGCTTTAGACATATCTCGTTATCCCGGCAAAGAAAGAGACCAGGAATCAGGCAACGACTACTTCGGCCATCGCTACTACAGTTCGAACATGGGCCGCTGGATGAGTCCTGATCCTACGGGCCCAGAATATGCAGACTTGACGAATCCGCAAAGCTTCAACCTCTACTCTTTCGTTCTGAACAACCCATCGGATGACGATCCAAGCAATGGCGGAGCAAGTCATGGCGACTGCGATGCTCAAGGCGGACACTGGACCGATCAATCAAATCCTTGTCACGGTGCTGACGGTTGTGCCGCCACATTCGACTGGAATCCCCCTACGAAGCCGTGCGTACAGCAAGCGTTGAGAGTTGTCGTCGCAGCAGGAGAAACGCCTGGAGAGCCAAACAATGGGTACGGGACTGTAGTTAAAGGTACGGTCATATCTGCACCAGCCTCGACCGGTATATCTCCGGGAACCAAGAATGCGCAAATTGCTGATCCGAGTTCACTGACGGGTCACCCAAACATCTTGGTGCAAGTTGGTCCTGGCCTTCGCAGCACTGCATTTGGCCGCTATCAAATTCTTAGCGGAACCGCGAGAAGCTATGGCTTCAACGACTTTCCCCCAGCGGGGCAGGATGCCGCCGCAAACACGCTTATGGACAAGCGAGGAATGGTCACTGCAGCAATGAATGGACACATCCAGCAGGCTATCCAAAATGGAGGACGTGAACGGGCCAGTCTTCCGGGTTCACCTTATGGTCAACTCACCCAGTCGATGAATAGCGCCATCCAGACCTATGGTTCGACGATCGTTTCTTCGAGCTGTCAATGA
- a CDS encoding RHS repeat-associated core domain-containing protein: MVSGICATVVRSLQSRFTGKERDTESGLDYFGARYYGSNMGRFSSPDPSGLYYANPTNPQSFNLYSYGRNNPLINIDPTGMDCIHTNVDTGAYEGFERGDCDNSTEEKANSGQYVDGTVNTISTTTGDSSGRVTGYSGTTDDGLGTLISGRYLDPTAQQLDDANVNALVQGVAQNTHSTPWVCNVSINARYQIPTTQIEAA, encoded by the coding sequence ATGGTCTCTGGCATTTGTGCAACTGTAGTGCGTTCTCTGCAATCCCGTTTCACCGGCAAAGAAAGAGACACAGAATCAGGACTGGACTACTTCGGGGCCAGGTACTACGGCTCCAATATGGGCCGGTTTTCCAGCCCCGATCCGTCAGGGCTCTATTATGCTAATCCGACGAATCCACAGAGCTTCAATTTGTACAGCTACGGGCGGAACAACCCCTTGATCAACATCGACCCTACTGGAATGGATTGCATCCACACGAACGTTGACACGGGGGCGTACGAAGGTTTTGAAAGGGGAGACTGCGATAATTCGACGGAGGAGAAAGCGAACAGCGGGCAATATGTGGATGGAACCGTCAACACCATATCCACCACAACAGGGGACAGCAGCGGTCGAGTGACAGGATATAGCGGGACGACGGACGATGGTTTAGGGACGCTTATATCTGGCAGATATCTTGATCCGACCGCCCAACAACTTGACGACGCGAACGTAAATGCGCTCGTTCAGGGTGTTGCTCAGAATACGCATAGCACACCTTGGGTCTGCAATGTGAGTATCAACGCGAGATACCAAATACCTACAACCCAGATAGAGGCGGCCTGA
- a CDS encoding RHS repeat-associated core domain-containing protein, which yields MTRSIVCAATVCFSQSRFTGKERDAESGLDNFGARYMASSMGRFMSPDPSGLLYADMRNPQSLNLYSYVLNNPLIYTDPTGKTCQTNSSDGTVYDDNDGKGCDVVDKADAAYQNNKNINVVTADGSRNLANEVQGETDNAALVQYVKNQAPRYPNLTPPTPDQYIKAIALAAPTVCGAGAFAYGGRSVDAGPANGFAGGIVEADTRDEVSKGALFEGGSGEGVVGGGGLIVSSDGKGLGSSNFIYGGPGVEVPGAHVGAGLVGFTNGAGVYGEVSAGGREVGAGLYVNITNNANCMEKK from the coding sequence ATGACGCGCTCCATCGTTTGTGCCGCCACAGTGTGTTTTTCGCAATCACGTTTTACCGGCAAAGAACGGGACGCCGAGAGCGGCTTAGATAACTTCGGCGCTCGCTATATGGCGAGTTCGATGGGAAGGTTCATGTCGCCCGATCCGTCGGGATTGCTGTACGCCGATATGCGCAATCCTCAGAGTCTCAATCTGTACAGCTACGTCTTGAACAACCCGCTAATCTACACCGACCCGACTGGTAAGACATGCCAGACAAACTCATCAGATGGGACGGTCTACGACGACAACGATGGAAAGGGATGTGATGTTGTTGATAAAGCTGATGCCGCATATCAAAACAACAAGAATATCAATGTTGTAACCGCTGACGGCTCAAGAAATCTGGCGAATGAAGTTCAGGGTGAAACGGATAACGCTGCTTTAGTGCAGTACGTCAAGAACCAAGCGCCCCGCTATCCCAACTTAACGCCGCCGACTCCCGATCAGTACATAAAGGCGATTGCACTCGCCGCCCCAACCGTTTGCGGAGCAGGAGCTTTTGCATATGGTGGCAGGTCGGTCGATGCCGGACCCGCAAATGGATTTGCCGGAGGAATCGTCGAGGCAGACACACGAGATGAGGTGAGTAAGGGAGCCTTATTCGAAGGCGGCAGTGGCGAAGGGGTTGTTGGCGGGGGCGGTTTGATCGTATCAAGTGATGGGAAGGGGTTGGGTTCTTCAAACTTTATCTATGGTGGTCCCGGTGTTGAAGTTCCTGGTGCTCACGTTGGAGCAGGGCTCGTCGGATTCACGAACGGAGCCGGGGTTTATGGCGAGGTTTCCGCTGGTGGACGAGAAGTGGGAGCAGGTCTTTATGTAAACATCACAAACAATGCTAATTGCATGGAGAAGAAATGA
- a CDS encoding RHS repeat-associated core domain-containing protein, with amino-acid sequence MTPDSTCASKPSFSSSRYTGKERDAESGLDYFGARYYSSNMGRFSSPDPSGLAYADQSNPQSLNLYSYALNNPLKNTDPTGLYCYYGSTDADSNDASQYDFHSSSGECTAADENGNKGEWVPDASTTVNVNAETGDTDTTSVFTGNTGNVQNQSTQSSHTTGCPSVPTAPSGVSVNENMQIARLSYLLQPPPFNQLWFRDMVNYGGVWDYKTGGAQYENFGNFNYGATGTAAGAPPLHTP; translated from the coding sequence ATGACGCCCGACTCCACCTGTGCGTCCAAACCGAGTTTTTCGTCATCACGTTATACCGGCAAAGAAAGAGACGCAGAATCAGGACTCGATTACTTCGGGGCCAGGTATTACAGCTCCAACATGGGTAGGTTCTCCTCGCCTGATCCATCAGGGCTTGCTTACGCTGATCAGAGCAATCCGCAGAGCCTGAATCTATACTCCTACGCTCTAAACAACCCGCTCAAGAATACCGACCCAACGGGATTGTATTGCTACTACGGAAGCACTGACGCAGACTCCAACGACGCATCGCAGTACGACTTTCATTCGAGTTCAGGTGAGTGTACTGCAGCGGACGAGAACGGAAATAAAGGCGAGTGGGTACCCGACGCAAGTACCACCGTGAATGTCAACGCAGAGACCGGCGACACCGACACGACCTCGGTGTTCACCGGCAACACGGGAAACGTCCAAAATCAAAGTACCCAGAGCTCTCATACAACCGGCTGCCCATCTGTTCCTACAGCGCCTTCAGGAGTCAGTGTGAATGAGAATATGCAGATTGCAAGGCTTTCGTATCTTCTCCAGCCGCCTCCGTTCAATCAGCTGTGGTTTAGGGATATGGTGAACTACGGCGGTGTGTGGGACTACAAAACCGGAGGAGCACAGTACGAGAACTTCGGTAACTTCAACTACGGTGCTACAGGCACAGCGGCCGGTGCTCCCCCCCTTCACACTCCGTAG
- a CDS encoding RHS repeat-associated core domain-containing protein has translation MQITSITLPDQTSFTFQYQTLSLPLLVGQTQASTLSALSKVILPSGGSISYTYSVGGAGCSDSGLAHPIVTARAVDANDGKGPQTWQYDISSGTVIDPLGNKTIHTFSGGPCFPYETETQQFDNGGNLIKTVSNTYSYVTWPNANGTPSTILAPYDVLPTSITTIWPNGQQSKVSYTYDRDMGKSFSFGVAAFSNGQVDLGTQPSGYTSKPWAVTETDYGSGAPGPVLRTTNTTFQWASNPSYFAANLLTIPATVKTLNGTGAQVAETDYTYDESQYLSTPGVYGHATTVNNGLSPTQTTSHARYNSQGMPIQAIDPKGNTTAYSYDGPGAFLSGIQYPTTSGVQHAVGYTFDANTGAITSQTDENGVVTSYAHNDPLGRVTQVRSAVNTAQESWTSYQYPSPTQVTVTQDKNTKGDGILHSSTVYDGLGRTIHQTDPSGATLDTTYDGLGHVSTVSNPHFTSSSPSDGTATYTYDALGRTTLRSQPDGTTFKWFYSGNNVLSTDEAGHTWSRAYDALGRIGNVTEPNGASTGYVFDALGNLTTATQIGIGSETRRSRTFIYDSLSRLTSATNPETGKIGYTYDANGNVMSRTDARGITTSYGYDTLNRLTSRTYSDGVTPTALYVYDTNNISFSPTQKFTTSNVKGRLSVICVNIPGACQSMTVYSYDSMGRTIETLTSTPSNPTTGAVYEVSAAYDLAGNMTSLTYPDGRVVTQGWNGANQLQSVTYASWNGQSIGYPYISSTAYWPNGSLRALFYGNQMASGYHINDRLQIDETSHLQLSNNARYDEKLYCFGMATSPIDSISPPCDQITSGNNGNVLQIKDIVNSANLQTFSYDTVNRITSASGLGWSQQYQTDSFGNMSMMSGNSPLSTFDAATNRIANLPCASAFTPYDASGNQLCDTNPTGGFRKYTWDAEGRILQIAVSSTATAFETYLYDAGGNRISKRGSNGSSTEYINFNGLELAERNGDGSWSDYIFANGQRIARSDTAMAPTNPQSSTTFYHFGRLGSTEALTDGNGALLMSSQYMPFGQEIPAGTSTNHYKFTGKERDAESGLDYFGARYYSSNMGRFSSPDPSGLLYADISNPQSLNLYTYVLNNPLSNTDPTGLTCQTNSSDGTVYDDLDGNGCDVVDKADAAAAPSATVNANGQRDLATDTTNAGINQSLVRYLQLQAPRYYKGPPISSQSMQLIRNVAKNTSSLPNVCGVGAAAYGGDRVAAGLSADTQGGVQFASGANIANIPGPGGFGVKANYTISGGAAGNVSYQAYALGGALGVEVGTQNGDPNAIQSVSLVGSVPGSSAPHNLAVYANIGSLGDSTCGPGK, from the coding sequence GTGCAAATCACGTCCATCACCCTCCCGGATCAGACAAGTTTCACATTCCAGTACCAAACTCTATCTCTCCCGCTTCTTGTGGGGCAGACCCAGGCGAGCACCCTATCCGCGCTAAGCAAAGTGATACTACCCTCTGGAGGGAGTATCTCCTATACCTATTCCGTCGGCGGAGCTGGCTGTTCGGATTCGGGCCTCGCTCATCCCATCGTCACTGCTCGAGCAGTCGATGCAAACGACGGCAAAGGACCACAAACGTGGCAATACGATATCAGTTCTGGAACTGTCATAGACCCACTGGGTAATAAAACAATTCATACGTTCAGCGGAGGACCATGTTTTCCGTATGAGACCGAGACCCAGCAGTTCGACAACGGCGGAAATCTCATTAAAACAGTGTCCAACACCTATTCGTATGTCACATGGCCAAATGCGAATGGAACGCCTTCGACCATTCTTGCTCCCTATGATGTCCTCCCAACCAGTATTACAACCATCTGGCCGAATGGACAGCAGTCCAAAGTGTCTTATACCTATGATCGGGACATGGGCAAGAGTTTCAGTTTCGGCGTCGCTGCGTTTTCCAATGGTCAGGTCGACCTCGGAACGCAACCATCTGGCTATACATCAAAGCCCTGGGCTGTAACGGAGACGGACTATGGTTCGGGAGCGCCTGGGCCAGTATTGCGCACGACCAATACGACATTTCAGTGGGCAAGCAATCCGAGCTACTTTGCCGCCAATCTCCTTACGATTCCCGCGACCGTTAAGACTCTGAACGGAACAGGAGCTCAGGTGGCAGAGACGGATTACACCTACGACGAATCTCAATACCTCTCAACTCCTGGGGTATATGGACATGCGACTACTGTTAACAATGGACTCAGCCCGACGCAGACAACATCCCATGCTCGATACAACAGTCAAGGGATGCCAATCCAGGCTATCGATCCCAAGGGAAATACTACAGCTTACTCTTACGATGGCCCTGGAGCATTTTTGAGCGGGATTCAATATCCCACAACCAGTGGTGTCCAGCATGCCGTGGGCTATACGTTCGATGCGAATACCGGAGCAATAACGTCCCAGACCGATGAAAATGGCGTCGTGACCAGCTACGCGCATAATGACCCACTGGGTCGAGTCACTCAGGTCCGGAGTGCTGTGAACACAGCTCAGGAAAGTTGGACCAGCTATCAATACCCAAGCCCGACACAGGTTACCGTCACTCAGGACAAAAATACAAAAGGGGATGGCATTCTTCATAGCAGTACGGTGTATGACGGCCTGGGCCGAACGATCCATCAGACGGATCCAAGCGGAGCTACTCTCGATACGACCTATGATGGCCTTGGTCATGTCTCCACCGTTTCTAACCCACATTTCACCTCGTCGTCCCCATCAGATGGGACCGCAACCTACACCTACGATGCCTTGGGCCGGACCACCCTTCGGTCGCAGCCGGACGGGACAACATTCAAATGGTTTTATAGCGGCAACAACGTTTTATCTACGGATGAAGCGGGGCACACTTGGTCGCGGGCATATGACGCGTTAGGGCGTATCGGCAATGTCACGGAGCCTAACGGCGCTTCTACCGGCTATGTCTTCGATGCTTTGGGAAACCTTACGACCGCCACTCAAATTGGTATTGGGAGTGAGACGAGACGTTCCCGCACATTTATCTACGATTCACTTTCGCGGCTGACTTCGGCGACCAATCCTGAGACAGGTAAGATCGGCTATACATACGATGCCAACGGCAATGTAATGAGCAGGACCGACGCTCGCGGCATCACGACCAGCTACGGTTACGATACTCTGAATCGTCTCACCAGCAGAACCTACTCTGACGGCGTAACCCCGACAGCCTTGTACGTGTACGACACCAACAACATCAGTTTTAGTCCGACACAGAAGTTTACAACTAGCAACGTCAAAGGAAGGCTGAGTGTAATCTGCGTGAACATTCCTGGAGCCTGCCAGAGTATGACGGTCTATAGCTATGATTCGATGGGACGGACGATTGAGACCTTGACCAGTACGCCGAGCAATCCGACGACGGGAGCTGTCTATGAGGTTTCTGCGGCCTACGATCTTGCCGGAAATATGACGTCCCTGACATACCCAGATGGACGTGTCGTCACGCAGGGCTGGAACGGCGCGAATCAGCTTCAGTCGGTTACTTATGCCAGTTGGAATGGACAGTCCATAGGATACCCGTACATATCCTCGACTGCTTATTGGCCGAATGGAAGCCTTCGGGCGTTATTCTATGGGAACCAAATGGCAAGCGGATATCATATCAATGATCGTTTGCAGATTGACGAGACGAGCCATCTGCAACTTTCTAACAATGCTCGCTACGATGAAAAGCTTTATTGTTTTGGCATGGCGACCTCTCCGATCGACTCCATCTCCCCTCCTTGCGATCAGATCACAAGCGGTAACAATGGAAACGTACTACAGATCAAAGACATCGTGAACAGTGCCAACCTACAGACGTTCAGCTACGACACAGTCAATCGCATTACCAGTGCCTCGGGACTCGGATGGTCGCAGCAATATCAAACCGATTCGTTTGGCAACATGAGCATGATGAGCGGGAACTCGCCGCTCTCCACATTCGATGCAGCGACCAATCGTATCGCGAACCTCCCATGCGCAAGCGCCTTTACTCCGTACGACGCCTCTGGCAACCAACTCTGCGACACCAACCCAACCGGAGGTTTCCGAAAATATACATGGGATGCGGAGGGAAGGATTTTACAAATCGCCGTATCCAGCACTGCCACAGCATTTGAAACCTACCTCTACGATGCTGGCGGCAACCGAATCAGCAAGCGGGGATCTAACGGGAGTTCGACGGAATACATCAACTTCAACGGTCTGGAGTTGGCGGAGAGGAATGGAGATGGGAGTTGGAGTGATTACATCTTTGCCAATGGGCAACGAATCGCCCGATCCGATACGGCGATGGCACCCACAAATCCTCAGAGCAGCACAACCTTCTATCATTTTGGGCGGCTCGGCTCGACCGAGGCTCTGACCGATGGCAATGGCGCTCTTCTCATGTCGAGCCAATACATGCCCTTCGGGCAAGAGATTCCCGCAGGAACAAGCACAAACCATTACAAGTTCACCGGCAAAGAAAGGGATGCAGAATCCGGGCTGGACTACTTCGGGGCTAGGTACTACAGCTCCAACATGGGCAGGTTTTCCAGCCCTGATCCGTCGGGACTTCTGTACGCCGATATTTCAAATCCGCAAAGTCTGAACCTATATACGTATGTCTTGAATAATCCCCTAAGCAATACGGATCCCACGGGACTTACTTGCCAGACCAATTCGTCTGACGGAACTGTCTATGATGACCTGGATGGGAATGGATGCGACGTTGTCGATAAGGCAGATGCGGCTGCGGCACCAAGTGCCACGGTAAATGCCAACGGCCAGCGCGATCTCGCTACGGATACGACGAATGCGGGAATTAATCAGAGTCTTGTCCGCTACTTACAACTCCAAGCTCCTCGTTATTACAAGGGACCACCAATCTCGTCACAGTCGATGCAACTCATTCGAAATGTCGCTAAAAATACGAGTTCCTTGCCAAATGTTTGTGGCGTTGGTGCTGCTGCTTATGGCGGTGATCGTGTCGCCGCCGGACTGTCGGCAGATACTCAAGGCGGTGTGCAGTTCGCCAGCGGAGCAAATATAGCAAATATTCCGGGCCCAGGTGGCTTCGGTGTAAAAGCAAACTACACCATATCAGGAGGAGCTGCCGGCAATGTGTCTTATCAAGCCTATGCTCTTGGCGGCGCGCTGGGAGTCGAGGTTGGCACCCAAAATGGAGATCCAAACGCTATACAATCAGTGAGCTTGGTCGGGAGTGTGCCTGGAAGTTCTGCACCGCACAACTTGGCCGTCTACGCAAACATCGGTTCCCTGGGAGATTCAACCTGTGGGCCTGGCAAATGA
- a CDS encoding tyrosine-type recombinase/integrase: protein MGKDLPRYTEKKSGPIVATSWQAVCTRDTGQVRPVALLSLHRYAGTGGQVCLLAGCRSRRKTYTITEHLDLGYRPKDKEEGSLPISDLLVEVLKARRARYPRTRLIFPGKHGKPNGRLLITLKRLALHAGANYGHCINKKGRSCAFHPVCKQFVLHKLRKTFATMLHHNGLPAQTLQRYLRHSGLETTIKYIADADDATIRTTINSTFQGFVPSVGAAA from the coding sequence GTGGGGAAGGACCTCCCCCGCTATACGGAGAAAAAGTCCGGGCCTATAGTGGCGACCAGTTGGCAAGCTGTTTGCACACGCGACACAGGACAAGTCCGACCTGTTGCACTTCTTTCTTTGCACCGGTACGCGGGAACAGGAGGGCAAGTATGCTTGCTGGCCGGATGTCGATCTCGACGCAAAACCTACACGATTACTGAGCACCTCGACCTTGGTTACCGCCCCAAAGATAAGGAGGAGGGATCACTCCCCATCTCTGATCTCCTGGTTGAGGTGCTCAAAGCCCGTCGTGCCCGCTATCCACGGACTCGCCTAATCTTCCCCGGTAAACATGGCAAGCCGAATGGGCGTCTGCTCATCACCCTTAAGAGACTCGCTCTTCATGCCGGGGCAAACTATGGGCATTGCATAAACAAGAAGGGCAGGTCATGCGCGTTCCATCCGGTCTGTAAACAGTTCGTCCTGCATAAACTGCGGAAGACCTTTGCTACGATGCTTCATCATAATGGGCTCCCCGCCCAGACCTTGCAGCGATACCTCAGGCACAGCGGCCTTGAGACCACGATCAAGTACATCGCAGACGCCGACGACGCGACGATCCGGACGACCATAAACAGCACGTTTCAGGGTTTCGTTCCTTCTGTGGGGGCTGCCGCATGA